TTGCCCGTTGTTCATCCATAACAGCCGCTGCCGCATTGCCCATCTCCCGGTGCAAACGTGCCCGCAAGCGATAATGCCCCGGATTCCGGGGCTGGCGGCGGATGGCTTCGTTGATGTGCTGCATGGCGGTGTCTGTATTGCCCAGGGCAGTGTGGATGCGCGCCAGGTGAGAATGGGAATGGAGGTTTTCCGGCATGAGCTCCAGGGCTTGCCCGGCGGCTTTGGCGGCCCGGGACCAATCCTCTGTCTGCATGAGGTACCAGGTCAACCGGATATGCAGATTGCCTTTTCCGGGGAATATATCCATGGCCCTGGAGAGACAGGCCGTGGCGCCGGGAAAATTGGACTGATCCGCGAGAATGGCGGCGAGGGAAACCAGTGCAGGGCGGTACAGGGGGTAACGGGAGAGTATGTCTTGAAACCGGGTTTTCGCCTCATCGCTATGGCCGTTGGCAGCCAGCAGTTCCCCTTGCAGATGCAGTAAGTCAGGATTGTCCATATCCAGGCTCAGCGCCTGGTTCAGAATCTTCTCGGCCAGGGGCGTTTCCTTCAGGCGGTACAGGATGCCGGCATATCGGGCCAGAAAGTCAGGGTTGTCCCGGAAATCGTCCAGACTGGCTTCAAGGCATTCCCGGGCCGCCGTCAGATTTCCCTGTGCCTGGTGAACCAGGGCGGCGGTGGCTCTCCCCAGAGGGCACTCAAGAAGACTATCATCCAGGGTCTTTTGTGGATCGATGAGGAAGGTCAGCAGTTGTTTCTCCTTGTCGGACAGGGAAATCTGCCTGGCGAAATGATCGAGTTCGCCCTGCCGGGAGGCCATTTGTCTGGCCAGCCCCTGTAGCCATATGGCCCGGCTCCAGGGATCGGCTTTCTCGGGTATGCCCAGTTTTGCGGGGCTCCCGGATGTTACCAGGAAGGATGTGCGTTCAGGCTGTATTAATGGGCTGGGGCAACCTTTCTGAAAGAGAATGCAGGTGCGGCTGTCCCGGTAGTCGTCCAGTTGCCTCTGGGTTATGGCGTCTGCCCGGCGTTGGGGGGTAGCGAGCAACCAGGTTTCCTGTGGCTCCCTGGCAAACAGTACGTGATGCAGGCCGCTGCCTTCCAGGCCCGCCAGATGGGTGGTTTGATAAAACAGGGCCAGTTGTTGTTGTGGGGGATGGAGTTGGGGGTGAAAGATACGGTAGCCCTGCTGTCTGAAATGGCGTTCCAGATGATACTCGTTGCAGGCATGACGCATGTCCGGGGGTAGCAGCCGGCGTGATACATACACTTTTGGCTGATCTGTCGGGCGGCCCTGGCGTTCCCAGGCGGTTTTCCCAAGATGTTGGTATAGATACAACATCCCGGGGCTGATAGCACGGGACAACACGGCTTGTTGGGTGGGAATATGCAACTCTCCCACGCGCAGATTTTGGGTGATGAAATGGATTTTCTCCCGGGGAATGTCCAGGAGATCCAGGAACTCGAACAGGCGTGCCACGGGTTCCGGGCTGCGGGCGTGAAAGTGGTACAGATAGCCATCGAACTGCTGGGGGTTCATCAGGGGCCAGCAGCGGCTCAGACTCTCGAGCATGAAATGCCCATAGTGGTTGAAGAACCAGCCGAGATAGAGATACCGTCCGGGCAATGGTTGAAAATGTTCTGCGGTGGATATTCGGGGAGGATTGTCCCGGGTGAAATCCTTGCCGCGCCGGAGATGCCGGGAGCAATCGAGATGTTGTCCCGCGCTGTTGTAAATACCACCCAGGGCTTTTTCAGAAGACACGAAGCGGGAAGCGGAAACCAGCGCCTGGGGGCAAACAATCACCTCGGCCCGGGGAAGTTGGTATTCCCGGATCTCGCGGTGAAGTGAAGCCTTTTCCCAGGCAGGAAGATAATCTTCAGGTTCAATATGGAGGCTGGGGTTCATTGGGGAAGGATAACCCAGACATGAAAAAAGGGAAGTGCTCTCGCACTCCCCTTTTTGAGTTTCCTGCCTGGACCTCAAATGGCCATCAGGCAAGGCGCTGGGTCAGGTTCCAATCAGAACTTGTGAACCATGCCGAAGGAAACGCCGGACTGCTCACCAGAAGGATTGGTGGATTGCAGGCCGTGCTCAGAATCAGCATACTGGACGTACATTTTGGTACGCTTGCTGAAGTTGTGATCCAGGCCGATCGCCCAGGCATCGCTCTTGGAGCCGTTATCAGGGTCAACTTGAGCCCACTCAGCTTTCAGTTTGTTGTTACCAAACTTCCAGGAACCGTTGATCACATAGTTGTCAGAGCTGGTCAGGTCGCCCTGGTCAGCATAGACAGCACCAATGTGGAATGCGCCCATGTCGAAGCCAGCGCCAATACGCCAGTGGTTAGCGTCAGCGCCGCCTACCAAGTCGTCCAGTTGCTCATATGCGCCAGCCAGGAACAGGCCACCGTTGCTGTACATGGCCGCTACGGAGTAAGCACCACCGAAGTCGCCGTCACCGTCGTAGTCTGCATCAGGAACAACAGCACCCACCAGGGTCAGGCCGCTGAAGTTGGGAGAAACATAGGCAATAGCATCGTTGGCACGGATATCAACCAGACCAGCAGTGGCATTGTAGTCGCCCATTTCGTCACCGAAGATATCCAGTTTTCCGGTGGACATTTTCATCGGGGTGTCGTGCTTACCATAAAGGAAGGTACCCCAGCCGCCGGCCAGGCCGATGTAGGTGTTACGGCCGGAACCAAAACCGCCTTCTGCGGTGTTGTAGGTGGTTTCCATTTTCCAGATCAGTTTCAGGCCATCGCCCAGATCTTCGGAACCTTTGAAGCCGAGGCGGGAAGCGCGGCTGGTTACGTCATAAATGGAATCGCCGCTATCAGGGTCGACGAAATCGATAGAGGTGTGAACTTTACCATAAATGGTCACGTCGGCAGTAGCTGCCTGAGAAACCATGGGCAGGGCTGCAGCGACTGCCAGAGCTAGAAGCTTCTTTTTCATTTGGAATACTCCGCTAAATTAAATTAGGTTAAAAACATGTCTAAGCAGGAGCAATAATAGTTGCTTTTTTACAATAATGCAACACATTTTTGTAAAAAAATCACAAATTACCAAAGTGTTGCAGAAAAGTTACAGCCTGGAGGAGGGAAGGGTTGTCCTCCCCGGGAACAGGGGAGGACGACAAGGCAAAAAGTCCTGACGAATCAGCGCTTGGAGTACTGGGGACGCTTGCGGGCCTTGTGCAGTCCCACTTTTTTGCGTTCTACCATGCGTGCGTCGCGGGTCAGGTAACCTGCCTGGCGCAGAGTGGAGCGTTGCTCTTCGTCATACTCCAGCAGTGCTCTGGCGATGCCGTGGCGGATAGCGCCTGCCTGACCTGTTGTACCGCCGCCACTGACGGTAACGCTGACGCTGACCTTTTCCACCAGGTCGGTGGCTTCCAGAGGCTGGCGCACGATCATGCGGGCTGTCTCGCGGCCAAAGAATTTATCCAAAGGACGTCCGTTTACTGTGATGCTGCCGTCGCCGGGAGTAAGGAAAACCCGGGCTGCGGAAGTTTTGCGTCGGCCGGTGCCGTAATTTTGTTGTGCCATTGAGTCAGATCCGTATATCAGATGTCGAGGGGTTTGGGTTGTTGCGCGGTATGAGGATGCTCGGAACCGGCATAGACCTTGAGCTTGCGGAACATGGCGCGGCCCAGGGGGTTGCGCGGAAGCATGCCTTTGACGGCGGTTTCCAGTACGCGCTCCGGTGCCTTCTCCAGCAGCTTGGCCAGATTGATGGATTTCAGGTTGCCGACGTAACCGGTGTGGTGGTAATACATCTTGTCCTGCATCTTGTTGCCCGTTACATGCAGTTTTTCTGCATTGATGACGACCACGTAGTCACCTGTATCCACATGCGGCGTATAAATAGGCTTGTGCTTGCCTTTCAGGTGCCGGGCAATTTCACTGGCCATACGGCCCAGGGTCTTGCCTTCTGCATCCACTACATACCAGTCACGGCGGACTTCCGCCGGTTTAGCGCTTACCGTTGTCATTTGTCTCGTTCCCAAAAAAGCGAGGTTATCGCCATACTCCACGAAAGGGCGCGAATAATACCTGACTTGAAAAGTAGATTCAAGCCCTTTGTGGGCCTGATATCAGCGGCGCCGGGAAGAATTGGAATCTGCGAGTTCAACGGGGTATGTCGTTCCGCATCTTATTTACAGGAGTGAATCAGTGAAACTCCGCAGGGTCTGGCGAAAAACCCGGGTTAAATCCATGGCTGAAGATGGAAGGCAAAAAAAAGCGCGGCAGGGGATGCCGCGCCAATCAATAACCACCAAAGGAGGATGGTGCATACTGATTTTCCATATAGGGGGAGGAGGAGAGGAAAATCAGTATGTAACAATTCTCTAATATTAGAGAATTCTTGTCAAGAGGATTTTGCATTGTGAATGCCATGCCGTTCAGATCGTCAGCCTTTCCACGATCTGCCCATGTTGCAGGTGGCGTGTTATGATTTCATCCAGGTCTTCTCTATCTATATAGGTGTACCAGGTTCCCTCGGGATAAATTACCAGTACCGGCCCTTGTTCACAGCGATCCAGGCAGCCGGCGTTGTTGATGCGAACCTGGCCCTTTCCATGGATACCCAGCTCCTTGCAGCGTTTTTTCAGATAGCTGCGGGCGTTTTCCGCTCCGAGGTCGGCGCAGCAGCTGCCCTCCTTGCGTTGGTTGGTGCAAACGAATACATGGTATTTGAAATAC
This sequence is a window from Thiolapillus brandeum. Protein-coding genes within it:
- a CDS encoding glycosyltransferase family 61 protein, translated to MNPSLHIEPEDYLPAWEKASLHREIREYQLPRAEVIVCPQALVSASRFVSSEKALGGIYNSAGQHLDCSRHLRRGKDFTRDNPPRISTAEHFQPLPGRYLYLGWFFNHYGHFMLESLSRCWPLMNPQQFDGYLYHFHARSPEPVARLFEFLDLLDIPREKIHFITQNLRVGELHIPTQQAVLSRAISPGMLYLYQHLGKTAWERQGRPTDQPKVYVSRRLLPPDMRHACNEYHLERHFRQQGYRIFHPQLHPPQQQLALFYQTTHLAGLEGSGLHHVLFAREPQETWLLATPQRRADAITQRQLDDYRDSRTCILFQKGCPSPLIQPERTSFLVTSGSPAKLGIPEKADPWSRAIWLQGLARQMASRQGELDHFARQISLSDKEKQLLTFLIDPQKTLDDSLLECPLGRATAALVHQAQGNLTAARECLEASLDDFRDNPDFLARYAGILYRLKETPLAEKILNQALSLDMDNPDLLHLQGELLAANGHSDEAKTRFQDILSRYPLYRPALVSLAAILADQSNFPGATACLSRAMDIFPGKGNLHIRLTWYLMQTEDWSRAAKAAGQALELMPENLHSHSHLARIHTALGNTDTAMQHINEAIRRQPRNPGHYRLRARLHREMGNAAAAVMDEQRAKESRNPPSN
- a CDS encoding porin; protein product: MKKKLLALAVAAALPMVSQAATADVTIYGKVHTSIDFVDPDSGDSIYDVTSRASRLGFKGSEDLGDGLKLIWKMETTYNTAEGGFGSGRNTYIGLAGGWGTFLYGKHDTPMKMSTGKLDIFGDEMGDYNATAGLVDIRANDAIAYVSPNFSGLTLVGAVVPDADYDGDGDFGGAYSVAAMYSNGGLFLAGAYEQLDDLVGGADANHWRIGAGFDMGAFHIGAVYADQGDLTSSDNYVINGSWKFGNNKLKAEWAQVDPDNGSKSDAWAIGLDHNFSKRTKMYVQYADSEHGLQSTNPSGEQSGVSFGMVHKF
- the rpsI gene encoding 30S ribosomal protein S9, which encodes MAQQNYGTGRRKTSAARVFLTPGDGSITVNGRPLDKFFGRETARMIVRQPLEATDLVEKVSVSVTVSGGGTTGQAGAIRHGIARALLEYDEEQRSTLRQAGYLTRDARMVERKKVGLHKARKRPQYSKR
- the rplM gene encoding 50S ribosomal protein L13, with translation MTTVSAKPAEVRRDWYVVDAEGKTLGRMASEIARHLKGKHKPIYTPHVDTGDYVVVINAEKLHVTGNKMQDKMYYHHTGYVGNLKSINLAKLLEKAPERVLETAVKGMLPRNPLGRAMFRKLKVYAGSEHPHTAQQPKPLDI
- a CDS encoding (2Fe-2S) ferredoxin domain-containing protein — protein: MPYFKYHVFVCTNQRKEGSCCADLGAENARSYLKKRCKELGIHGKGQVRINNAGCLDRCEQGPVLVIYPEGTWYTYIDREDLDEIITRHLQHGQIVERLTI